One window of the Octopus sinensis linkage group LG3, ASM634580v1, whole genome shotgun sequence genome contains the following:
- the LOC115209916 gene encoding transcription termination factor 3, mitochondrial isoform X1, with the protein MLLKPFLQTFRQHQTLLLSSLQHVRAKECLSLVCRYCHQKTAEVNTGKYENSKPVEDENSNQLSSNNYEYFKSFIETAAEKKLQNFPHSAPLIYDKGHFPDGKQSSTLAAAATEIDEQKNLSKTTDFFEKQRNVLKPPEKSSLPQNETTVEHYPNDSSIDKESDTEQPDAKLPSVTKPSTVYRPMFIREEPVYNLAFYVKESKTLQRLVQLGVDLSHVEKVKGASDHILKQDFDSNIQPYLNFLMSNGVSEKDLGNCITKNPLLFQIDVNSLEANISYLQSKNFSFDGIGRIITIAPRFLLMSVSALDGKLGYYQNFFKLAGNQIREVICQQPKLITYDVKAIKAIHFEMKEFLGFTNSDLQKIFLLAPKVYFSNKYLLTNKFEYLHHEMGLNHVQLVQWPGIFRTRLFKIKERHQFLKHLKRNQYDPCKENYVSLKALVTKTDKEFCTTVAKSSAAEFNQFLKTL; encoded by the exons ATGCTTTTAAAGCCTTTTCTACAGACGTTCAGACAACACCAAACCCTTTTGTTATCCTCTCTTCAACATGTCCGAGCAAAAGAATGCCTATCCTTAGTTTGTCGTTATTGTCATCAAAAAACTGCAGAGGTCAATACTGGCAAATATGAGAACAGTAAGCCTGTTGAAGATGAAAACAGTAACCAGTTGTCTTCAAATAATTATGAATACTTCAAATCATTTATAGAAACAGCTGCAGAAAAGAAACTTCAAAACTTTCCTCATTCCGCTCCACTTATTTATGACAAAGGCCATTTTCCTGATGGAAAGCAGTCTTCAACACTGGCTGCTGCTGCAACAGAAATTGATGAACAAAAGAATCTCAGTAAAACAACTGACTTTTttgaaaaacagagaaatgtatTAAAACCTCCTGAAAAATCTAGTCTTCCCCAGAATGAAACAACTGTTGAACACTATCCAAATGACTCAAGTATCGACAAAGAATCTGATACAGAACAACCTGATGCTAAATTACCCAGTGTTACCAAACCTAGCACTGTTTATAGACCCATGTTCATTAGAGAAGAACCAGTTTATAATCTTGCATTTTATGTGAAGGAATCAAAAACATTACAGCGACTCGTACAGCTGGGTGTTGATCTTTCACATGTTGAAAAAGTGAAAGGCGCTTCAGATCATATTCTTAAGCAAGACTTTGATTCAAATATTCAACcgtatttgaattttttaatgaGCAATGGCGTTTCAGAAAAAGATTTGGGAAATTGTATCACAAAAAATCCTCTACTTTTTCAG ATTGATGTGAACAGCCTTGAAGCTAACATCAGTTATTTGCAatcaaaaaacttttcttttgatGGAATTGGGCGCATAATTACCATTGCTCCTCGATTTCTTTTGATGTCAGTTTCTGCCTTGGATGGCAAACTTGGATACTATCAAAATTTTTTCAAGCTAGCAG GTAATCAAATCCGAGAAGTAATATGCCAACAACCGAAACTTATCACATATGACGTCAAAGCAATTAAA gcaATCCATTTTGAAATGAAAGAATTTCTTGGTTTCACAAATTCAGatctacaaaaaatatttttgttagctCCAAAAGTTTACTTTTCCA ATAAATATCTTCTCACTAATAAATTTGAATACCTTCATCATGAAATGGGCTTGAATCATGTACAATTAGTTCAATGGCCAGGCATATTCCGAACACGCCTTTTCAAAATTAAGGAACGGCATCAATTTTTGAAACACCTTAAACGAAACCAGTATGATCCATGCAAAGAGAACTATGTATCATTAAAAGCTTTGGTCACTAAGACTGATAAAGAATTTTGCACAACCGTTGCTAAATCTTCTGCAGCTGAGTTTAACCAATTTCTAAAAACATTGTAA
- the LOC115209916 gene encoding transcription termination factor 3, mitochondrial isoform X2 produces the protein MLLKPFLQTFRQHQTLLLSSLQHVRAKECLSLVCRYCHQKTAEVNTGKYENSKPVEDENSNQLSSNNYEYFKSFIETAAEKKLQNFPHSAPLIYDKGHFPDGKQSSTLAAAATEIDEQKNLSKTTDFFEKQRNVLKPPEKSSLPQNETTVEHYPNDSSIDKESDTEQPDAKLPSVTKPSTVYRPMFIREEPVYNLAFYVKESKTLQRLVQLGVDLSHVEKVKGASDHILKQDFDSNIQPYLNFLMSNGVSEKDLGNCITKNPLLFQIDVNSLEANISYLQSKNFSFDGIGRIITIAPRFLLMSVSALDGKLGYYQNFFKLAGNQIREVICQQPKLITYDVKAIKAIHFEMKEFLGFTNSDLQKIFLLAPKVYFSRRI, from the exons ATGCTTTTAAAGCCTTTTCTACAGACGTTCAGACAACACCAAACCCTTTTGTTATCCTCTCTTCAACATGTCCGAGCAAAAGAATGCCTATCCTTAGTTTGTCGTTATTGTCATCAAAAAACTGCAGAGGTCAATACTGGCAAATATGAGAACAGTAAGCCTGTTGAAGATGAAAACAGTAACCAGTTGTCTTCAAATAATTATGAATACTTCAAATCATTTATAGAAACAGCTGCAGAAAAGAAACTTCAAAACTTTCCTCATTCCGCTCCACTTATTTATGACAAAGGCCATTTTCCTGATGGAAAGCAGTCTTCAACACTGGCTGCTGCTGCAACAGAAATTGATGAACAAAAGAATCTCAGTAAAACAACTGACTTTTttgaaaaacagagaaatgtatTAAAACCTCCTGAAAAATCTAGTCTTCCCCAGAATGAAACAACTGTTGAACACTATCCAAATGACTCAAGTATCGACAAAGAATCTGATACAGAACAACCTGATGCTAAATTACCCAGTGTTACCAAACCTAGCACTGTTTATAGACCCATGTTCATTAGAGAAGAACCAGTTTATAATCTTGCATTTTATGTGAAGGAATCAAAAACATTACAGCGACTCGTACAGCTGGGTGTTGATCTTTCACATGTTGAAAAAGTGAAAGGCGCTTCAGATCATATTCTTAAGCAAGACTTTGATTCAAATATTCAACcgtatttgaattttttaatgaGCAATGGCGTTTCAGAAAAAGATTTGGGAAATTGTATCACAAAAAATCCTCTACTTTTTCAG ATTGATGTGAACAGCCTTGAAGCTAACATCAGTTATTTGCAatcaaaaaacttttcttttgatGGAATTGGGCGCATAATTACCATTGCTCCTCGATTTCTTTTGATGTCAGTTTCTGCCTTGGATGGCAAACTTGGATACTATCAAAATTTTTTCAAGCTAGCAG GTAATCAAATCCGAGAAGTAATATGCCAACAACCGAAACTTATCACATATGACGTCAAAGCAATTAAA gcaATCCATTTTGAAATGAAAGAATTTCTTGGTTTCACAAATTCAGatctacaaaaaatatttttgttagctCCAAAAGTTTACTTTTCCA